One genomic segment of Bombina bombina isolate aBomBom1 chromosome 4, aBomBom1.pri, whole genome shotgun sequence includes these proteins:
- the LOC128657159 gene encoding gastrula zinc finger protein XlCGF71.1-like yields MSDKTENQTLELPDAHGGRVTNCSYPCHGQHADASVNLFQNQGSHTRHICSECGKCFTRKSNLIIHQKTHTREKAYSCSECGKCFTLKSSLFKHQKIHTGEKAFSCSECGKCFTQKTNLVTHLTSHTGEKPFSCSECGKCFTRKSNLIKHQRIHTKESEAVSCAECGKCSTQESHLVTGEEAFSCCAGGKCFTQISTLITHHNVHSGD; encoded by the coding sequence GTAGAGTCACAAACTGCAGTTATCCTTGTCATGGTCAACATGCTGATGCTTCTGTCAATCTTTTTCAAAATCAAGGAAGTCACACAAGACatatatgttctgaatgtgggaaatgttttaccaggaaatcaaatcttattatacatcagaaaactcatacaagAGAGAAAGCgtattcatgttctgaatgtgggaaatgcttTACTCTAAAATCATCTCTTtttaaacatcagaaaattcatacaggagagaaagcattttcgtgttctgaatgtgggaaatgttttacacagaaAACAAACCTTGTTACTCATTTAAcaagtcacacaggagagaaaccattttcatgttctgaatgtggaaaatgttttactcggaaatcaaatcTCATTAAACATCAGAGAATTCATACAAAAGAGAGTGAAGCAGTCTCATgtgctgaatgtgggaaatgttctACCCAGGAATCACATCTTGTTACAGGTGAGGAAGCATTTTCATGTTGTGCcggtgggaaatgttttacacagatATCAACTCTTATTACTCATCACAATGTTCATAGTGGAGACTAA